The following proteins are encoded in a genomic region of Entelurus aequoreus isolate RoL-2023_Sb linkage group LG01, RoL_Eaeq_v1.1, whole genome shotgun sequence:
- the LOC133649979 gene encoding actin-related protein 2/3 complex subunit 4-like, translating to MTATLRPYLNAVKATLQAALCLENFSSQVVERHNKPEVEVRSSKELLLQPVVISRNDKEKVLIEGSINSVRVSIAVKQADEIEKILCHKFMRFMMMRAENFFILRRKPVEGYDISFLITNFHTEQMYKHKLVDYVIHFMEEIDKEISEMKLSVNARARIVAEEFLKNF from the exons ATG ACAGCGACTCTGCGTCCCTACCTAAACGCTGTGAAGGCCACCTTGCAGGCGGCCTTATGTCTTGAGAACTTCTCCTCTCAGGTGGTGGAGCGTCACAACAAGCCCGAGGTGGAGGTCAG GAGCAGCAAGGAGCTGCTGCTTCAGCCTGTGGTGATCAGCCGCAATGACAAGGAGAAGGTTCTCATCGAGGGATCCATCAACTCCGTCAGAGTCAGCATTGCTGTCAAACAG GCTGATGAGATCGAGAAGATCCTTTGCCACAAGTTCATGCGCTTCATGATGATGCGGGCGGAGAACTTCTTTATTCTGAGGAGGAAACCAGTAGAG GGTTATGATATCAGCTTCTTGATCACCAACTTCCACACGGAGCAGATGTACAAACACAAGCTTGTGGACTATGTCATCCATTTCATGGAGGAGATCGACAAGGAGATTAGTGAGATGAAGTTGTCCGTTAATGCCAGAGCTCGTATTGTCGCCGAGGAGTTCCTCAAGAAT TTCTGA